The Camelus bactrianus isolate YW-2024 breed Bactrian camel chromosome 13, ASM4877302v1, whole genome shotgun sequence nucleotide sequence AAAACTATGATAAGATAGGGGTTGGGGCTAGTGCTAAAAACTACTGTGCAGTAAGAGTcgtgtaaataaaattaaaggaagaaTCGTCTCCTAaagtttcttcagtattttttaagcaCCCTCAGTAACTTAGAAGTTCTTCACATAAATCAATATGCTACTCATAAATACTTAACGATAATTACATCTAGTTAGTACAATCAACTGGttcaaataattaaaactaaaatatattcagTTAAGACTACTTTACGTCACTCTGAGACCTGAAAGCAATAAATCTGTTTGTTTTTACTACTCAACTACTCAGCTATTTCAGTGACTCACACTGTCCCCCCCAGAGGAAGGGAGCACACAAAGCGCAGTGGTCATCACTGAACACTTGAGCGGCATGAAAGCTTTGTGAAGAGCTTTCTGGTCCTGCTTTCTCGTCTGGAAAATGGTGACTCACAAGGTTACTGTAACGTGTTAAATAGGCTAATGGATACGGAGGGTCTCTGGATCTAAAAATCACTATTAAAATGTATGGAACACTTCCATCACTCCAAATGAGTCTCTTTTGCTTTGCGGCAAGTACATGTGATGTCTTAACATGTTTGGTTTCTGGAAGATTTTTGCCATTTGTATTCCAGGGGGCAGctgtatttagaaaaatattcaagTATATACCTTCAAAATGGCTCACCAAACACAGACCACTCACACTAGTATAAAAAGTGGACACTAACACAAATCATATGAAAAGGCAGAAGACAGACTTTAAAGCTCAAAGGTAACTCAGAGGTCTTTTAATCTATCCCTCCCACTTTAGAGGTTACAAAAATGAGGCCCAACACAGGATGTGACTTAACAGATTGCACATATCCCTCATCAAGAATATTATCGAGTCTCTGAgaactattattaaaataaattgcaCTCCCTATTTAAAAAGTCACAGAGTGACAGAATGACCAGGTAAAGACATGCCAGAAAGAAAAGGtggaagtctttaaaaataaataaaaacacataaaactgTGAACATGTCTAGCATTTAGATACTAAGATTTCAGTCATTAACAGGATTTAAATTATTAACCAGTGAACAAAGATGCAGTGTCTATGGTAGGCATATTCCAAGatcttatattttataaatgaaaggtACATTGCTTATATTAACTCAGTATACTGTATATTTACAAAAAATGCAAATAGTCAAAAAACCTGTTACAGCTGTCTGTGATTATTTTCTCAGTTATGCCTCACCTAAAAAGTCAATCTGTATTCCCTGAGTACAAACTGGCTAGGGAATAAGAGAAAGCGAGCCCAGGAGCACGTGACTGTCAAGGGAAGCTTACTTGCCGAGAGGAGAACTGCCTGTACTACATACAGCCAATTCCCTACCAGAATACTGTTACTTCTGAACAACTTAGGCCCCTGGATTCTCTTCAGAGTTGGCTAGTATCGAGGAATGCAAACTCTAGAGGTTACAAAAGTGTCTCAAAAGTTTGTAgatcaaaacaaaaacccagattTGTAATagtctgcctccctccctcctaatATAGTTAATCTGGGATGTTGTTTGTTCCTACATTAAAGAATAATAAGAATTAGATCTAAATATGGTGTCCTATATAAAAGTTTTTAGAAACTGTTCACTGACTacactttttaaagaatcagtGACGTTGACTCATTACCCATAGAACCGGAAGCATTAATCACTAGTCTCTTAGGCCATTTTACAAGTAATCTTGTTTAAAGGTTTTCAGTTATCCATCcaacacaaaaaggaataaattttgCTCCCCCAAAATACTATAACCTGGTTAAGAAAATCAAGGTGCCAAGAAACAAACTGCAGGCATACAAATTCCACTCGTCCAGCATCCACTCAAGATGACTGTCTACaagttaaaatgaaattattctgattttgaaccAGATTCTAACAACTGATAATGGAAAAGGAaatcttaattttattcttaacTACTCTATAATTTTGGCAACCTGGtacaataattttcttaaaatagtaTTGGCCAAATGTGCTTTGTCCCAGAGGATAGTGAGTTTAAAACCATAGTTAAATTAATTTGGACAAAGCAGGATTAAACAAAGTCagatgactttctttttttcacaaaaGGACTGGTCAAAGTCTCTACCGCTCAAATCCTTTGTTGTCCTCAAGCAGGAGAGTCACATGTATCATTTTCCAAGCCTGCTCACTGAATTCCCTTTTCTGCAGAGCATCTCACAGAATATAGTTTGGGAAATGCAATTCCAGAACCATTATGGAATCCATTTCCATGATATAGCTAAGACTTACCTACAGCCTAAGAATAGAAGCTCTCCTCCAGAAACTTAACAGGAACAAACTGTTCCTGCCCCAGGTCTGTCCACCACATACCACATCCACAACTGACCAGTTTCTAGACTGAAACGGGACTTCAGCAACTGactttccctctccctgcctATTAGCAACCAAAAGCCTCCTGTGAAAATGTCCTAGCCCCCATTATGCTGGACTGAGCCTCCTGTAATCTTCTCCCTACAAACCAATGTGCCACACCATCTACATTCAGTGAATAGCTGTGCTTTACAAACTTAAGCATACAGGAGCCAAAACTGTGACCCTTAGTTCTCCGTCAATTCAGTAGATAACTATCAAAATGTAGATATTTATAAATGCTGGCAAGAGTGAGAAaatagcaaataattttttaactcttaaaaaaCATGATAATCATCCATACAAAGCAATTTTGATTGAATAAGTTTCTAGTATCTGATTCACTAGGCTACAGAAGCTAAAATGCCACCAGATTCCTTCCTGCTGTTTCTCTGACTTCAGAGCTGTTAGGAGTTTTGTCACTGGGAATAAAGAATCAGATTAATTCCTCATTTTGAAGGTTATCCCATTCCTAGGAAAATATTATAAGGTGGCCCTGTTTTTCCCAAAAGAGGTATTTCGACGTTTGTTGAGGCCAAAATTGTGCCATATCTATCTTGCACATACATGAGACTAACGCAGCAGGACTGCCTATCTCTATAAAAATAATCACACAAGTACCCTATGCGGCCACTAGATGGCAATCTTTCAAAAGGTTAAACTTTTAACATTTCAACAGCAACCCCACCTTCCTTCCCAAATTGGCAAACGAGGACTCcctgtattttgaaattaagaagtCAGACTTAAAAGTTATgtaacatcattttttaaaagttctacaAAACAATATGATGTGACACACTGCAAACTCCTGACtcaaaattctttaaataaagaCAGACATACTTGTCTTCCATAAACCTAGGAGAAACTTGGTTTAACATTCTCATTTGCTTCTTGGTAGAAAACACATTATTTTTGGCAAAGAGAAACCTGTCAAGGCAATGTCACTTTTTGTTTTCAAGAGCTTAACCTTTTCTAGGGTAAGTCCATGAATGAAATTGTTAAttacaacatattaaacaaaacaaataaatacaaattagataaattagataatttaaaaattaaatatttttactaaaacaaaatacaatcAATGGGCTACTATCTACCCTGCTGTATATGGGGCTttaaagccttttttaaaaaaacctgcataaagcaaaacaaacaaaaaagtttggTTTTCCTTTAAAAGCACTGGTGTGtgaatacatacatgcatatatgtaaaCAACACATATATTcaagacagaatttttttttatgtttaaggcTTTCTTGCCTTAACAGGTTCAACAGTGAAGGTCACAGCCTACCAAGCTTTGGAAGTACACAAAAGCCCTTAGGGccagaataatgttttcaaattGGATGGCTAACAACCAAGATATAGAGCAAAGAAAGAGAACGAGAAAAGATTTCAAAGCTAAGTCAATTAGTCACTAAGGatcaaacaaaagacaaagacaaaggtGACTAGGGAAGGTAAGGGAGGGGTGTGACAGCAAAAACAAACTCTGGATGAAAAATTAGCATTGTGGAATACAACCGGACAGATggggacacacagacagacagacagacagacagacacacatacatactccccccacccctcactacAACACACAATAAGAGATCAAAGATAAGAGTTTCTTTTAAGGGACTGTCgacattttgctttgtttcatttaactattttatcaagcttggtgaagtacaaaaataaatagagctaaaaagaatttgaaaacggTAGCTTCTGAAGGTAGCTGTAAAATGATTTAAGtttatgaaaaagacaaaagttgCTGCAATGTCCGATGTTCCAGCACTGAGTAAAACCTTGAAGGCTCTTAAATATGTTATTCAGggaaatctcaaaataaaaatctctagTTGGCCACAGCTGTTTTTAAGGAACCTGGAAATCATGGTTACCTGTTTCAGGACCACAGCCCTTCTGCTGAACACGGGGCAATCTTTGTAAAAACTGCTAGAAGAACTTGGGTTTCTGAAATTTAGGGGGCTGGCTCTTAAGCTTTCAACATTTAAATACTACCTTACTAATGGCtgtgttattttttaatcttatgcATAAACACGGCCTAAAGCCTGCTGAAATTTAGGAAGCAAACTGGATTTACCTACATGAAACAGGAAAGCGAGAAGGTGTTGCCAAACGGCCCTCTGAATGAGATGGTGTATTAATCATCTGTAGCGAATCCACAATTTTAGATTAACAATAATTTTCATTGATATTCACCTATTAAAGAGACTGCCTGTGTGAATTTATCATAGGCAAAATAGAATTACAGGTCTACAGTAAATAAAATGTCacacttttttgttttcagtagttTCAACTGAATGTCCCCTGGAGATAGTCACGTCTCTCAACCAGTACTGCAGGGTATGTGATAACAATAATTTAAAGAATACATGTGATTTTCACAGTGCAGTAACAGAAAGACAGAAACTAGGAAAACGTTGTCAGCGGGCTAAAGTAGTGATCAGACTGGCACACATTTCAAAAAAATCCATGGTGTGACTGCCCAGGCGGGGTGGAACTGAAGACAGTGTGCTTGCCGTCAAGGAGCCCGTGAGAGAGCCAGAGAGGGAATGGCTCTCTGCAGTTACAGAATCCAAACTTGACCTCGGTCTGTGTAAGCCAGCCGCAGAGCAGGACCGCTGAGGTGTTGAGGAACCAGACCTCTGTTCCACCACCTCATCTGAAATGGACCAAAGAAGAGCAATTTATATGAAAGGTATATTTGCTTGAACTCTTCCTATGAAGATATTATATTCAGAATATTAAGTGGTAAACATCTGAGCAAGGACAACTTAACAACAAATGTCATGTTTCAGTGTTTCAGGAGCAGGGGTGGCAGTAGCCCTTCCCTCCCACAATCAGAACACTAAGCACTAAGTGATCCCAGCACTCCCACACAATCAAAACGTGACCCCTAAATCTGTCTCAACGTGGTAGTCGACAGTAACCTTGAAATCCAACTGATACCCCTTACATCTGAAGAAAACACATCTTCGGAGGGTTATTTTCTTGCGGCAGATGAACAAAAATtcattaagataaaaataaaagataccatTGCACAGTAGTTCTGACCCTTCACTGAACACTGCAACTGCCTAGGGGAAGGGGCCAAGGGAAATCCTGTTACAACGCACATTCCCAGTTTCCCAGGACCCATCTCCAGAGATTCTAATTTGCTAGGTCTGGGAGACTTATAAATCTTAATAAAACGGGGTAATTTTGATGAAGATGGTCTGGGGACCATATAAACACAGCTATTGCTAATGGCAGTTCAAGAATAAAGTTTAAATGCTGTTTAAAACAACTTCCCTAACTCTGAACtcagtttttctctggttccaTCTAGCAGTAGTTTATTCTGCTTGTATCTCACTTGGGCCTCTGAATGGAATAAGCACATTTGCTCAGCCAGGTTTGACTCTTGGCACACGCTAAGTCTTTGGACACAACCACCTCCCCTGACTCCTTTGCCTCCTGGATGGCCATGGGCACTGGAATCCAACCCAAGTCCCAGGAGAAGTCAATCTGATCACCATGGCCACCCAAGATGAAAGAAGCTGACGAACAGGGAAGATGCATATTACAACGCTTACAGATAAAATATGAATGGAGAAATGTGACAAAGAATCTAACAACACAGCTGATTTTAGGTAAAACTGCTTTCCTGTTGTTCCTTACTTTGCTTCACAGACAACACTTCAAATGACTTTTTCATACCAAGGAAGCACTTCTCTCGGAGAAGTACTGGATTAGAGATTTTCCACATGTCTTCAATCCTTTTTGTTTCACTTACATTTTTAGTTAAACCTAGATTACTTAAAAACCAGTACAGAAGACCTACCCACCATGTCTCTGAGATGGTTTCAACATCTTGTCAACTAGTGCCAAATTCTATCCTCTCAGAGCTCATGCCTGCGTGGTCTCCTTACCATCAATGCTTTTAAAGTCCAAAAGATAGCTTCTGTTGTCCACCAGGTACAGCTGTAAGCTCATTTTCACATAATTGCCAGTCACTGGATTTCTTCTTCTTACACGTAGATGGTATGCATTTACtacctaaaatgaaaaatcttctttaaggaaaaatattaaaaatgataaattataaaatatctccCTTATTCTTATTGTAAAGAATAATATCAAACAAATAACTGACAGAGGTGGGGTAGAGAAGGAATTCCtgaatgatcttttttttttttacattacatAGTAGGTTAGTATTTATTCAAATCCTACTAACAGTACTATGTAcaacaattaaaatttaaagagaattcAGAGATTATATAGAGTCTAGCCTTCATCTTAGATAAGCCTCAACTCTAAACTATCAAGAATAATTTTGATTGTCCAGTCTCAACTTGAATACCTTTACCTGTAAATAAAGAGTGGAGGGAATACAGGAGAACAAACATGTTAACGGTTTGCATCAGGCACTGTAACAGGTATCATAATAATCTTGTaaggaatattttttttccctttggaagaTAATAAAACTGCAACTCAGATAAAGAAGATTCTGTgttttcaaaatatcttattaaatTAGTTCCAAAATTTTTTCAGTAATGAATTTATTAACTTCTCTTTtttaactaactaaataaaactGCTTCAGAAAAGGgagatctattttttaaatggttttaaggaaatattattttgtttattcattccatgtacaaataatgaaatgaaaacatgtcaaaTGAATATTTACATGGCACGTTTCAaagtttccttcttcctttaaaaacacGTATGTAGTCCTCAAGAAaggaacaagagtaaaagatacctgaaaatgaaaaattgctTTTTCCCCCACATATACCCAAATAGAACTGAAATGAAGCTGAccactaataaaaaaaaagtaaaatgtgggCTGAGAGTAGAAGAATATAGCGTTACTAAGGACCAAAAGCACTAGCCAAATAAGAGAGATTTTCTCAACTTACAGAAAAGTctttgttgactgaataaatatGTCCTGACGGTCTAATTTGTATTAACCCCTTGCCGCTACAGCTACtggcaaaaaggaaacaaaagaaatctctcttagaaagagagtgagaaaagtAAAAACATACTATCTTTGAAGACACATGACTTTTTACTGTTATGATATATGCTGAAACAGGTAGACTATATTCTCAAGTGATTTCAAGTTGATTCAAACCTCGTTTCCCGGCCAAGAATGCTATTCTATAATTCAAAAATACGAAGTCCTGAACATTAACAGTTCTTCATCCTtacagaaatttgtttattttgttttgaatgcaCATGGTATTTGGAAAGAATGAGGTTTATCAGCCAGAAGCATCGACACCATTAAATTCATATCTAAAtctaaaacaactttttaaattgaCCTTACTACTCAACTCAGCAGCACAGAACAGCCTACTATTCAAAAAAGGCTTCtacaagggggagggtacagctcagtggtagagtacatgcttagcatgcacaaggtcctgggttcaatccccagtacctccattaaacaaagaagcaaacaaacctacctaattacctcccctccaccaaaaaaaaaaatcaaaaacacaaaaaactggCTTTTACAAATGATATTCATATACTACAATTTCCTACCTTCCATTCAAAATCCAGCTGCTTCATAGCTCGATAAACTTCAGCCATAATGTCATATGGTTTGCTTTGACTTCGGATTCCCAGATGCCACTTGGCTTTCTTCACAGCTAATGATTTGGGCTTAGTTGTATTCAGCGCATCCAGTGGGCATCTTGCTTTAGGGCTGTCTGCTATAAGAGGTGGCATCCTTTCTGGATGAGGTTTCAGGCCTGGGGGAATATGCATGGCACTATCATCCATAAAAGAACCAGTTGGGGGACTAGAGGCGAGGTAGAACTCACTGGCTTGGTTCATTATTCTCCGATTGTCAATGATAAGATGATAGGCCACTGCAAGCTGGTCTTGAGGGTCACCACTATATAAACTGTTCATTACTTCTGATTCTGTACACTCAAATTTTTCACACACTTCTTTCACAGCCTCATCATCAATGACGTTAGCATCATAGGAGGGGTCTTCAGGAAATAAGTAATTGGGCAAATCTTGTTTAAACCATTCATGCTCTCTAGGAAAAATACCACAATACACTATTGTAAGAACATGCTTTGGCAAGTCCCAAATAATTCAGACACGGGCTAACACAATATAACAGAATCAGAAAGACCTCGTCTctagccacttactagctctgtgaccctgggtaaGCTAGTTAGCCCCTGCTCTTGCATAACTATGGTTATTTAGACTTGGGTATTTGGctgacattttctcaaaaataaacaaaatgagcctgtcatttcaaagaaaacaacTGGCAGTATTTATTGTCAATGATAAAATTCAAGCTTTCAAGCAAAATGTTAGAATTCTGTATAATTTGTCTCCATGAGTTCGACAGCTCCCCATTACTTAGAAAACTCTTCTAACTTTATAGTGAAGATGATAACGAATATTATTTGATATTATGTAATGAAATATGTCACCATTTGAAAAATCAGTCTACCTCAATAAcccagtattttccaaatgaccaatgcaTGATGTTACTAGAATCACACATGAGTAAAAAATTCACCCAAAATGCAAAACAGACCAGtgaattttaatgtaataaaGTACAAAAGTTCATTGATTAAGTTTTCTGATTTGAAACTGCAACTAACATGTTAAGCTCTGGTTTAACATCAAAGAATAACATCTGCCACCATCTGAAAGGCTATGAAAATGTTCTTCCCATTTCCAACCACTTATCTGAGATCAGATATTCTTCCTACACTTCAACTAATACAACATAATGGAATAGATAAATGAAGTAGAGATGAGAACCTAGCAGTTGTCTTTGATTAAGGCAAACACttacactgaaaaatgtaaaataatggcACTCTTGTCACCATACTTtcttgttttggaaaataaagttatttttcataagaGACAATATTATTCAGATTAACGTGCAGTAGGTCTGCTATTAAGTGAATTAAACATTGAGAAATATAACctccattaacacacacacacacatctctttgGAATCGAGGAATTTTAAGACTGTAAAGGGGTACTCAAACCAAAATGTTTGAGAACTAGTCCCCTAAATTctattttctcacacttctgggcctttgcacatgatgTTACTATTGCCACCCTAGAATATTCCATCCCCTTTCATTTAACTAACATGTACTATTCCTTCAAGACCGTGTAAGCATTGCCACATGGTAAACTGGGCACTCCTAAGCTAAACTCAGATCAGTATACATTATACCTGAACACCTACTATTGACTGATTAATTcatcataaatatttactaaggaCAAACAATGGCAAAAAGGCACACTCTCCTCACAGAGACTATATTCTAGCTGAACACAAAttaaacaaatactctcaaaaataaatatatagttgcaaatatacaaatacaaaaattCTGTGATAAAGGCTATGAGTGAAAAACACAGggtaaaataaaagtatataattcagAATAGGAGGAAGGTGATTAGGAAAAACACTCTCAGTAATATTTAAGCAGATACCTGAATGGTTAGAAGTCAGCTAAGCAGAGTTGGGGAACATGTAATCCcagcaaaagaaataatatatgtaaagactTTGAGACAAGAAAAAGTTTTGCTGTGTTCAAGAAACTGAACTGAGGCCACTATCATGAAAGTATACTGAATTACGAGTTAGAGTGGCAAATGATATCAGATATTTCTGAATTGtaggctgttaaaaaaaaaaaaggttgggaaTTTGAATCTGTGAGTGATGAAAATaactgaaagattttaaagagacAGGTGACATGATCTAATTTGTGTTCTGTAAATATTTTGCTTgtgataaagaaactgaatcaaaaagataaaaataataaagatgatgatgatgctaGCTCAAGAGTCCAAGCAAGAAATGGTGTGCCAGTCCTCGAGGATACATATAGAGATGAAACTTCTATGGCTCCTAGTAGATGATTCTACTATAACATTCATACTTTCTTAGGgttgttacagatttttttcttaatcttcccCACTAAACTGGAAGCTCTTTGAAAACAATAAGGGACCATGCCTTATTCAGCTGCATTCCAGTACTCAGTAcagagtaaatgctcaataaatgcagaataaATGATGAATAGCCAGTGAAGtcaaaaattaattcattaatttgtttAACTGCTATATCATAATAATAAGTGCCTAAATAAATGTTTAGCAATAAAAATGActcataaatattaattttttcaaaagaaataatagaagaaaatagagaaagaaaataaataaataataaataaaataaatacatatctaacattttgaaatatcagTGACAAACAGGGAAGATGAGCACTTTTGAATGAACTCCAAAAATTCACtcttcataaaagcaaaaattgtttTGCTATTAGCAAAAATTACTagcaaaaactgacaaaaatcaactttttcagaactctggaaattaaccaaaagATTGTAACAATCTGAGaagtgtttgtttaaaaataatggcTGAATCTCAGTAAGAACAGCAAGATTTTACGTTACCTTATATCCATCTCCCTTTCCACATTTTTACAGTAACTTTGAAAACCAACAGCCTCACAATCATGGAAGTTCAGAAAACCAGCACCTAGCAACAACTGGGGGGTGGGGAACGAGGAGCAGAACAGGTTCAGAGTTCTCCAAAAGCCCTATCCCGCAGAACTGTCATTATTTGACATAGCTGGTAGCTCTCTGGAAACCTCTACTCTCAAGCAGTGCCTTCATCTGACCTGACTCAAAGCTGCCTCACTGCAAACAGCCTTTCACTCAGCATTGTCAAAAGCAATCAATGGAAACTCTCTAACATCCCAGCTGCCTAAGGCAGCAGTAAGAGTTGGAGCAAACAAGAAACTGGtcaaaaaaaaacttagaagGAAAATTTAGGGAATAAGAGTTCCGCAAGAGTCCTTAAAATACTCTGATATAATCTTAGGAGTCACAAATGTAGGGCTATGTGCATACCCAAGAAAGGTCCTTATTTTTCATCACTGGCTAACTTTGAGGCTCTGTGCTAGCAGGAAGTGAAGACTAATGTAGGGGTACAAACTTCTCATGAGA carries:
- the PRKAA2 gene encoding 5'-AMP-activated protein kinase catalytic subunit alpha-2 isoform X2, with product MALFKLYAGPEVDIWSCGVILYALLCGTLPFDDEHVPTLFKKIRGGVFYIPEYLNRSVATLLMHMLQVDPLKRATIKDIREHEWFKQDLPNYLFPEDPSYDANVIDDEAVKEVCEKFECTESEVMNSLYSGDPQDQLAVAYHLIIDNRRIMNQASEFYLASSPPTGSFMDDSAMHIPPGLKPHPERMPPLIADSPKARCPLDALNTTKPKSLAVKKAKWHLGIRSQSKPYDIMAEVYRAMKQLDFEWKVVNAYHLRVRRRNPVTGNYVKMSLQLYLVDNRSYLLDFKSIDDEVVEQRSGSSTPQRSCSAAGLHRPRSSLDSVTAESHSLSGSLTGSLTASTLSSVPPRLGSHTMDFFEMCASLITTLAR
- the PRKAA2 gene encoding 5'-AMP-activated protein kinase catalytic subunit alpha-2 isoform X1; the encoded protein is MAEKQKHDGRVKIGHYVLGDTLGVGTFGKVKIGEHQLTGHKVAVKILNRQKIRSLDVVGKIKREIQNLKLFRHPHIIKLYQVISTPTDFFMVMEYVSGGELFDYICKHGRVEEVEARRLFQQILSAVDYCHRHMVVHRDLKPENVLLDAQMNAKIADFGLSNMMSDGEFLRTSCGSPNYAAPEVISGRLYAGPEVDIWSCGVILYALLCGTLPFDDEHVPTLFKKIRGGVFYIPEYLNRSVATLLMHMLQVDPLKRATIKDIREHEWFKQDLPNYLFPEDPSYDANVIDDEAVKEVCEKFECTESEVMNSLYSGDPQDQLAVAYHLIIDNRRIMNQASEFYLASSPPTGSFMDDSAMHIPPGLKPHPERMPPLIADSPKARCPLDALNTTKPKSLAVKKAKWHLGIRSQSKPYDIMAEVYRAMKQLDFEWKVVNAYHLRVRRRNPVTGNYVKMSLQLYLVDNRSYLLDFKSIDDEVVEQRSGSSTPQRSCSAAGLHRPRSSLDSVTAESHSLSGSLTGSLTASTLSSVPPRLGSHTMDFFEMCASLITTLAR